One segment of Mesoplodon densirostris isolate mMesDen1 chromosome 6, mMesDen1 primary haplotype, whole genome shotgun sequence DNA contains the following:
- the LOC132492580 gene encoding protein Abitram-like isoform X1: MAAEPETPVAASAAEPAVPSLVDRYFTRWYKADVKGKPCEDHCILQHSNRICVITLAESHPVLQSGKAIKSISYQISTNCSRLQNKVSGKFKWGAQILTELAPLCKIYCSDGEEYTISSCVRGRLMEVNENILHKPSILQEKPSTEGYIAVVLPKFEESKSITEGLLTQKQYEEVVVKRINATTATS; the protein is encoded by the exons ATGGCTGCCGAGCCCGAGACCCCTGTGGCCGCCTCGGCTGCGGAGCCCGCGGTGCCGTCGCTTGTGGATCGTTACTTCACTCGCTGGTACAAAGCGG atGTCAAAGGAAAACCCTGTGAGGACCACTGTATACTACAACACTCTAACCG AATATGTGTCATCACACTGGCAGAATCCCATCCAGTTCTTCAAAGTGGAAAAGCAATTAAAAGCATTTCCTATCAAATCAGTACCAACTGTAGCAGACTTCAGAACAAAGTCTCTGGGAAATTTAAGTGG GGGGCACAGATTCTAACAGAACTTGCACCTCTGTGTAAGATTTACTGCTCTGATGGGGAAGAATACACCATATCTAG ctgTGTTCGAGGACGGTTGATGGAAGTGAATGAAAACATTCTCCATAAGCCATCTATTCTTCAAGAGAAG CCATCCACCGAAGGATACATTGCAGTTGTGTTACCCAAGTTTGAAGAAAGTAAAAGCATAACAGAAGGGTTACTGACACAAAAGCAGTATGAAGAAGTCGTGGTGAAACGCATCAATGCCACAACAGCGACCTCATGA
- the LOC132492580 gene encoding protein Abitram-like isoform X2, giving the protein MAAEPETPVAASAAEPAVPSLVDRYFTRWYKADVKGKPCEDHCILQHSNRKQVDFKKHGPFLKVYKLQGAQILTELAPLCKIYCSDGEEYTISSCVRGRLMEVNENILHKPSILQEKPSTEGYIAVVLPKFEESKSITEGLLTQKQYEEVVVKRINATTATS; this is encoded by the exons ATGGCTGCCGAGCCCGAGACCCCTGTGGCCGCCTCGGCTGCGGAGCCCGCGGTGCCGTCGCTTGTGGATCGTTACTTCACTCGCTGGTACAAAGCGG atGTCAAAGGAAAACCCTGTGAGGACCACTGTATACTACAACACTCTAACCG GAAGCAAGTGGACTTTAAAAAGCATGGACCATtcttaaaagtctacaaattacAA GGGGCACAGATTCTAACAGAACTTGCACCTCTGTGTAAGATTTACTGCTCTGATGGGGAAGAATACACCATATCTAG ctgTGTTCGAGGACGGTTGATGGAAGTGAATGAAAACATTCTCCATAAGCCATCTATTCTTCAAGAGAAG CCATCCACCGAAGGATACATTGCAGTTGTGTTACCCAAGTTTGAAGAAAGTAAAAGCATAACAGAAGGGTTACTGACACAAAAGCAGTATGAAGAAGTCGTGGTGAAACGCATCAATGCCACAACAGCGACCTCATGA